From a region of the Candidatus Anoxymicrobium japonicum genome:
- the hisH gene encoding imidazole glycerol phosphate synthase subunit HisH, whose translation MALIGVIDYGVGNLHSVQKGLEKVGVDAVICSHARELDGFDGLVLPGVGAFGDAMKSLMRLNMDTAILNYIETGRHVLGICLGMQLLFEYSEEHGRNEGLGVVPGGVVRLPDSVKVPHMGWNVLGVKRPNPLFEGIGKDARFYFVHSFYCAPADDSWTIGTTEYGLEFACAMGKDNVWGAQFHPEKSSLLGLEMLKNFGRLAGACA comes from the coding sequence ATGGCGCTCATCGGTGTAATCGACTATGGAGTCGGTAACCTTCACAGCGTTCAGAAAGGGCTCGAGAAAGTGGGGGTGGATGCCGTCATATGCTCACACGCCAGGGAATTGGACGGGTTCGACGGGCTTGTTCTGCCAGGAGTTGGAGCGTTTGGAGATGCCATGAAGAGCCTCATGCGATTGAACATGGACACGGCAATCCTTAACTACATTGAGACCGGCAGGCATGTGCTGGGCATTTGCCTTGGCATGCAACTGCTATTCGAGTACAGCGAAGAGCACGGTCGCAACGAGGGACTGGGGGTGGTTCCCGGCGGCGTAGTGCGTCTTCCCGATTCCGTGAAAGTGCCTCACATGGGATGGAACGTGCTTGGCGTCAAGCGTCCAAATCCGCTGTTTGAGGGAATCGGCAAAGACGCGCGCTTTTATTTTGTGCACTCGTTTTACTGCGCGCCGGCAGACGACTCCTGGACGATAGGCACAACTGAGTACGGGCTTGAGTTCGCTTGCGCCATGGGCAAAGATAACGTCTGGGGAGCGCAGTTTCACCCCGAGAAGTCGAGCCTGCTGGGGCTCGAGATGCTCAAGAACTTCGGGCGCCTGGCTGGAGCTTGCGCGTGA